A region of the Arachis hypogaea cultivar Tifrunner chromosome 15, arahy.Tifrunner.gnm2.J5K5, whole genome shotgun sequence genome:
TTGTCAAAGAAGAACAGAATAAGTTGCATGAGCATTGGTTAGTGAGATTTGAGCGCTTTATTTTTTGGTAGTTATCATTTCAACATATGATTTTATtaatctttttgaaaatttcatctgTATTTCTTAGCAGACTCTGTTTTATTTCCATAGGTTAGAGTTGGTGAAAAAAGCCCTTCCTGCAGCATACGCAAATTGGATGGAGAGACACAGACAGAGACACGCAGTGATAAATTCGTTGCTGGTGGAGGTGAAGGAAAAATCTAATCCACTCGGAGAGGTCTGTTATAGTGGTTCCTTTTCTGAATTCATATTTCCTATGAGCAAGATTGCTCGTCTTCTATAAACTTCTCAAATGCTTTGAATATCTTATTACCAGCATTTATTTTTGGTAATGCCTTCATTTCCATTTATCATTTATACTTCAGGAAGAGGACAGTTTTAGCCCAGCCAGCGAGCTTCAGGATAAGGATGAGACTAACATGAGCTCCGGGGAAGATCTTCAAGATCAGGATGAAGAAAACACGACATCAAGTGGTGAGCTTCCGGATAAGGATGAGGATAACGTGACATCAGGGGGTGGGCATCAGGATATGAATGAGGATGAGATGAAATCAAGCAGTGGGCTTCAGGATTCAGGTGATGATAATACAGCGGGTAGAAAGATTCAAGGTCATGATGAGGATGATGTGAGCTTGGAGAATGAGCTTCAGGAACTGGCAGAGGATGAAGTTCAAAATGATAAGTCTAGCCTGAAAGATGAAGTTTCTGTTGCAAGGACCCCAGAGAACCAATCCCCACATGACACTTATGGTGGTAGGATTGACGAGTTCAACTCAATGAGTATGAAGTTAGAAAAGAATTTAATTTCCCCAACATTGGGCAATGCatcacaaaataaaatagattatcCAGGGGATAAGAACACGCGGGATGTTTCTATTGATGAAGGACGCCCTTTCAATTCTAGCAGTGATGTATGGCAAGCAGTTGAAATGCCACATCCATTCTTTGATACTGCTGGGACCCATGAGTACACAACCCATGGATTATCATTGGCGAATCCTAGAGAGAATGAAGAACGAGCTTGTTTGATTGACCTTGAAGCTGGGTTACATCAGGAAGAGACCGGTAAAGAATTGTTACACAGACAGTTACATGATCAAACCTTCAGTTCTTACCAAAGCCAGGGTCGAAGTGACTTACTTCAATCTTTCCTCAAGGGAGATGGTGTGATATCCTATCATCACGAGCAAAAAGGATCCGAAATGAacttccaggcttcgaacaatgTTATAATGGGGGATAGCCAATTATCTAGCCATTTTAAGGACCCTTTGCAGACATCACTGTCTTTGGACCAGGGGCAGAGGAGAGCTAATGAGGTTTACACATCAGAAAGCATGCCACAGAATATTTATTCCAATGGAGGAAGGTACTTAGTCCCCAGGCAAGCTCGGTTAGTTCCCGGGCAAGATTCATTGGCCGCTGTAAATATGCCGGATTGGACCTCCAATACTGCTCGCACACCTTCCCAGTCTCACTTAAATACTGCAGATTTTAGTGGTCATCATTGGTTTCCTGCTGATCAAGTTCATGGTGGCTGGAATGGATCTGATGGCAGCAGCATTTCAAGTCACAGTCTTGGCACTGCAACAAACTCTGATCAGAGCTTATTTAGTATTCTATCACAGTGTAACCAATTACATCCGCGTAGCTCTTATGATTCGTTCCGAAACACTGATGACTTTCTAGCACAAAGACCTTATGGAGTAGTAGATACTGATACCTCCAGGATCAATGCTGTTGCTCCACAGGCTTCTCATCCGCTAGAATACTTCAGTGGACGCGAGGCACCTAGTAGTGGCCTGGTACCTGATGATATGGCATGGATGAGCTTGCCACATCAGAATGATCAAATGGGAAAGCCATACTTGAGATCTTGGAATCGGTAATGAATGTTTTTTTACCCAATGGTGGCATTGTGAGATGAAATACGCACGCTCATGTGTGATTGTTCTTTGTGAGTAAAGCCACAAGCTGGGAAGATGAGATAGGTTTGTGTACATACAAGACCGAGTTCAACTCAACACCATGTACATATCTAATTATTAGACGAGCAGGAAAGAAGGCAATGGGGTAAATATAACCTTCAAGAATTTCAGCTTGTTACTTTGGAAAGttacataattttagttttttttttttttcttagtgtCTTTTTCCCCCTTTGTTTCTGGAgaggtattttttaaaaataattttggaaGGTAAGAAATGCTGGAGGCTGGTGCCTTTCTCAGTTATAATTTGTTGCTCACATCAATAATTTCGTCCTATATTCATAATGCCGAGACAACAAATGTCCTTGAAATAATCGCCTAATTTGTTCATTTATAAGTTTCGCTAATTGTAATCGACTATTGTGAAGATAACATTGAAGAATTACAACTGTTGTTACTTTGCCAAGTTACGTTACATAATTGTCGTCTTGCTTCTGATTCTTTTTCCCTTTTACCTTTCTCGAGTTATACTTTTGTCGTCACATTAATCATTTAGTCCCGTTCACTATAGACAAAGGGGATTAGCAACTTGTTACATAAAAAACACCGGGAAGATTAGTCGATCGCGAATGAAGCCTTATGCAACAAGTCATCTCATCCTTGCATGATCTGAAATCGAAAGGGTTGGAGACTTGGAGCCGTGTAGAGTGGTTTTCTGGATGGCTTTTTTGGTTTTGGAACCTCCAATAGGAGTGAGTGTGAGGAATAACAAACACTTTTAAAGATATTGCTTAATAGTGATAAGTTATTTTGGAAGTATAACACTGATGGTGTGTATTTGGTAAAATACTCACTTCGACAGTAGAAGGGGTTTACTCCACGGTCATTATGAGTTTCCTCAAATTTCGGAGTCATTATGGTGTGGGATAACACGTCCTAAGGTGTTTTTGTTTGGGTTGTGTTTAGAAATATGGTGAATTTTATAGTGTCTATAATATGATGTCTAATTTTTGCTTAACTTATTTGTTATGGTAGGTtttaaatattcaataattatttatttttatatttttaaaattaaatattattttttaattttttttttaagttagacAAATATTTGTAGATACCGTATCAAAGTCAAGTCTCTATTGGCCAAATTTATGGCTATAGGTGGCTAGATTTTGGCCAACCCATAATAGCTT
Encoded here:
- the LOC112750605 gene encoding uncharacterized protein isoform X2, producing MAADQRRKRLNGASIVSYGSREQQRAKRKNLGLMQHDLRMKSHITVEWDSSQKRVVAKQEQIGITWRQMKPFFNFVSNDHNVLADVLTIPKEFFDLDNLKEVLSYKVWKNHLSENERNLLVHFLPHGLEPHQVVEELLAGNNIHFGNPFLKWGASLCSGDLHPDVIVDQERHLKSEKRAYYSQLHNYHNDMIGFLVKLKERWQSCKDPEKDIVQKMWRSKNVDKRVSSNVNDLKVYDHDGNFTVTSESCSWDAEEKEFSCDNQIFSVKRDEKLQRRVREIGSMKGKSTNLMVSSDDVHNVGERLKKGDKLSKRNIHSSDGDKYMSCIKISKQQHELVKSMKQSGRIIQSKTLNRVLGNLDNIHVQPYEVFVKEEQNKLHEHWLELVKKALPAAYANWMERHRQRHAVINSLLVEVKEKSNPLGEEEDSFSPASELQDKDETNMSSGEDLQDQDEENTTSSGELPDKDEDNVTSGGGHQDMNEDEMKSSSGLQDSGDDNTAGRKIQGHDEDDVSLENELQELAEDEVQNDKSSLKDEVSVARTPENQSPHDTYGGRIDEFNSMSMKLEKNLISPTLGNASQNKIDYPGDKNTRDVSIDEGRPFNSSSDVWQAVEMPHPFFDTAGTHEYTTHGLSLANPRENEERACLIDLEAGLHQEETGKELLHRQLHDQTFSSYQSQGRSDLLQSFLKGDGVISYHHEQKGSEMNFQASNNVIMGDSQLSSHFKDPLQTSLSLDQGQRRANEVYTSESMPQNIYSNGGRYLVPRQARLVPGQDSLAAVNMPDWTSNTARTPSQSHLNTADFSGHHWFPADQVHGGWNGSDGSSISSHSLGTATNSDQSLFSILSQCNQLHPRSSYDSFRNTDDFLAQRPYGVVDTDTSRINAVAPQASHPLEYFSGREAPSSGLVPDDMAWMSLPHQNDQMGKPYLRSWNR
- the LOC112750605 gene encoding uncharacterized protein isoform X1, with protein sequence MAADQRRKRLNGASIVSYGSREQQRAKRKNLGLMQHDLRMKSHITVEWDSSQKRVVAKQEQIGITWRQMKPFFNFVSNDHNVLADVLTIPKEFFDLDNLKEVLSYKVWKNHLSENERNLLVHFLPHGLEPHQVVEELLAGNNIHFGNPFLKWGASLCSGDLHPDVIVDQERHLKSEKRAYYSQLHNYHNDMIGFLVKLKERWQSCKDPEKDIVQKMWRSKNVDKRVSSNVNDLKVYDHDGNFTVTSESCSWDAEEKEFSCDNQIFSVKRDEKLQRSRVREIGSMKGKSTNLMVSSDDVHNVGERLKKGDKLSKRNIHSSDGDKYMSCIKISKQQHELVKSMKQSGRIIQSKTLNRVLGNLDNIHVQPYEVFVKEEQNKLHEHWLELVKKALPAAYANWMERHRQRHAVINSLLVEVKEKSNPLGEEEDSFSPASELQDKDETNMSSGEDLQDQDEENTTSSGELPDKDEDNVTSGGGHQDMNEDEMKSSSGLQDSGDDNTAGRKIQGHDEDDVSLENELQELAEDEVQNDKSSLKDEVSVARTPENQSPHDTYGGRIDEFNSMSMKLEKNLISPTLGNASQNKIDYPGDKNTRDVSIDEGRPFNSSSDVWQAVEMPHPFFDTAGTHEYTTHGLSLANPRENEERACLIDLEAGLHQEETGKELLHRQLHDQTFSSYQSQGRSDLLQSFLKGDGVISYHHEQKGSEMNFQASNNVIMGDSQLSSHFKDPLQTSLSLDQGQRRANEVYTSESMPQNIYSNGGRYLVPRQARLVPGQDSLAAVNMPDWTSNTARTPSQSHLNTADFSGHHWFPADQVHGGWNGSDGSSISSHSLGTATNSDQSLFSILSQCNQLHPRSSYDSFRNTDDFLAQRPYGVVDTDTSRINAVAPQASHPLEYFSGREAPSSGLVPDDMAWMSLPHQNDQMGKPYLRSWNR